In Vicia villosa cultivar HV-30 ecotype Madison, WI unplaced genomic scaffold, Vvil1.0 ctg.000034F_1_1_2_unsc, whole genome shotgun sequence, the sequence aattgatgaaagagaaaaaaaaaaagagaatagagagagatttgatgagtttgataaaatataagagttgtattgttttaataataaaattaaaaaactttattgtgcaaagacaaaaaaccacaattttaatgtggtggcaaaaaatcaaataaggatattttttaatttttccataatcattaattttcttatattatagatggaATAATGGTGAAATATACGATTCATGTGGCATAACTCTAGATTTTTCCTTTCTACATGTAATATGTAATATGTTTAAAGCAAATTTGATGcacacaatatttttatttttgaaaaataaaaattctcaTTTAACATTTATATAGTCTTATGTTTACCAATATTTCTCATCAATCCCTCCCTGGGTACTTTTTTAACTAAAAATTTCCTAATTAAACATCTAAGAATGCATAGATGATTCCTTTGGGAAAAAAATGTCATGCATATAATGCCCTTTAAACTAACCATTCTCACATGCACTAAATTTATTTCCAAAATTCTTAACACAACCATATAATACTTTCATGTGTTCAAGATGAATAATTTTAGTTTCAAGAGTATAACGTAAGACATACCTTCTAAATAAAGCATCCACAAAACATTACTTCTACCTTTCTTATGTTTGATGAGATGGTAGTATTTCTTTAGGAATTCAACTAATTTGGAATGCATATTGTCCAATTTTTCTTGGCCTTCAAAATAATTGAGAGATTCATGGTCACTATGAATCAGAAACTCTTTAGGAAACAAGTAATGTTGTCAAGTTTGTAAAACCTTTACTAAGAAATTCAATTCATTATTGTAAGTGGAATAATTCAAAGAAGAACTAACCATTTTTCACTAAAATAAGCTATGTGGTATCCTTCTTGCAATAAAACCACACTATTGAAAATGTTAGAAGCGTCACATAGTGTAATTCACGTCGCAGCTTCCCAAACgataataaattatattctctTTGCAATAAAGTCTGCACAAGTCAGTCTTATTTGGTAGACCAAAGCCTGCAAAAAGGTAGCGACGTGAACTTCACGTCACTGctcaaattttgaaaattttcaaattgcCCCCATGTGAATGTACCAgcctatttaattttatatattagttTTAAGGTTGCGACGTGATTACCACGTCACAATTTAATAGTAAActcttatattttaaaatagactttaaattaaatatttataaaattcgggatgtcaatgtaaatgaacctaagatttttataaaacccaatttttgaaattgtttttaatttttgagaaatgttgacaaattttggggtacaacaacaGTCCACTTGTTATGACTTCTATGATACTGTGCAGTGTAAGCATTTTGTggtgattacaaacaaacatgTGAAAAGTGGGTTTCACATTGGAAACACTCAGGAAAGTCTCTAGTCTATCTAACTCTGTTGTCTTACATTGGGTAAGTATAGCTTATGGTTCAAGTCTAGATACTCTTGCAGAGTTTATCAATCCCATGGAGGAAACTGAGTATTTTGGTATCATACAAAATTTTTATATTGTTCCTTTGATGCATGTTTGtattttattaagaaaatttGCTTAACGTAAGGATTATAAAAAGCATGTGTTATTTGGGATAATTTGATTTCATGTTTGATATTAGAGAAAACAATACTACAAAACACGGGGACATATTTCATTGGTATAGAATAAGCATCAATAGTTTATAGTGACTATGACAGAGTGTGAGTACAGTTCGAAACAACCTATTACATGAAGttaattatgatatttaaatTTGATGGGTTGAAGTTACCATGTTGGTCTTTAGGTTGCATTGGATAATGGAGAATTATTGTTAGCTTTAAGTTTTTATTTGGTTGGGTTAAAGTTTTTGATAAATAATTAGTTAATTTGAATACGCGGGTCTGTGATTTTTTCTCTCTTCCTATTCAGGTTACAATAATAGCAttggttttcaaaaactaaaaaagaGCATTAGTAATGGGTGCTTTTAATTCACAGAATATTCTCTCATATGCTTGTGAACACTTTGTTATCATATTAGAGATGCTTTTAAATACTCGAATGAACCTATGCACATTTTGATTGAGTCTGAACTGATTATTAATGTGGTTGATTTAAGGTTGAGACAAACACCTGAAATCATAGAGAAACCACTCAAATCTATGGATGAGTCACATCACATCTATTAGTGGTTGTAACTTAGAGAAATTGCATTGTTGAGTTCAAGTTATAGAGAAAAAGTCCTAAATTAAGTGGTAGTTTCTCTCCATTCACCTAATGAAATGATGAAAAGAGTCAATTGATCAATAGTACTCTCTACATTATAAATTTTTTGCAGCTGCAATGAGAAGAAGACCTTGCTGATATCATGCCAATTTGGAGAATAAAGTCATGATTAGGAAAAAGCAAAGAGTTGatagttgatattgcatatctatTGTCACATTCAACTGAATTGGTAGACCAGAAAAATTAATacaatttttactatttttattatgttttgatATGTTGGTGGtgtgtatctttctttaatatgTATAAATATGTGTATCACAcagttttgctttgaagattaatttttataattaataaatttatcacattttagatttttagcatattttatgtcattttagaGCTTGGAGATTTGTGGACCACGTATTGGCGAACCCACCACCTCCTCTATAGTACCTAGGGACCAAGAGAGGAAGAgccaattattttttattttataggcATTATTTCTTTGTGTGTATGTTGGCATCACCCGGTTTTGATTACTTTAGTCATACACCTGTGGCATTTATAATAGCACCTATGAGTATTTTTTATGAGACTTTAATTCCTTTGGTCATCCCCACACTCATTGTTTCCTTCCATTATCACAAAGGAATGAAACCattttgagaaaataatttttttctttaataaactAGTTATAATACATAATGatcatttttatttacaaaaaaaacttgaatTTAACTTAACCTATTGGCCACGCCACCGCTAGAAAGCCACAAGATTTGTGGTATTTGTTCTCGACTTGACCTTGATTAGCCACTTTTGCTAGTTTGGTCAGAACAATGTGCTTTAGTAGAAGGGGGTCAAATAGACATGTCCCTCAGTTGTTCGATCATGGAGGCTATGTTGATTTCCAtaactttacctttttttttatttttagtctcaTTGTAGATGCTCCTGCACTGGACTACCATGAATTGGGTGAAATTGGTTTTGATATCTCTCCCTTCTCCTAAGGTGACCGTTAGTTCGATGTACCCCCAAAGACGAGTCACTATGTCTTTAAACGATTGTAGATGAGACCCTTCATAATGTCACACCTTCTCTTTCTTCAGCCCCATCTTCTCGAAGAGATATGGATACTTGATGTCACAGTAGTTTCCGCTACCAGTTAGAAACCTAGAAACCTTAAAGTTGGAAATAATAGTTGTTATCACCAAGGGAAAAATTATGTTTGGCATTCATGACTTTTAGCTATCACAAAATCCAAGAATCGACCTTTTTAGACTTCTGGTAGAACTGCTTCATTGCTAATTGTTGATGGTCATCAGCtcgaaaatatttttctttattgtACTTTTGAAAGGGTTGCTACCTCTAGGAGTGCCTCTATTTATGGAAGCGATATGTTAGCGCTTCCCCATTTGCCATTCATTTTCTCCACTATTCACCTCGTTGCCTTTGTCCCCGACCATGGCTTCAACAATCTTCTTAGGGGATTGCTTTTTTATTAGCCCTTTGATTTCCTTATTTAGCTAGATACAATCGTTGGTGTTGTGGTTACGACTCTTGTAAAAATATAAGTATTTGGACTCATCATTCCGTGTAAACTTCAAGAACAGATATGGGTTCCTTATCTCAGCCACTTTGTACTCCGTATTAGCGCATTCCTTCAAGTTACTCTCTCATGAAGTGTTCAAAGAAGAGTATGTGTCAAACATTGAACGCGGTCTACGTTCATTTTCATGTTTGGATGGCTCAAAGTCTTTGTCTAATGGTCGACTAGGTCCAACATTTCTCGGTACCCGGCTACCTTCATCAGCCAAaattttcttcatattttatgTACGGTTTGACCCTACTCAACAAATAATTTGGAATATGGGCATCCCTAAACCCTAACATCTCCATGGGAATACCAAATTTGGTATGAGGCCCTTCTACAAAATCCAGCATTTGAGGCTTTCATCTGAGCTTCGAATAGTTGCTACAACCTTGGCAAAATGGTCAATATACTTGTACAAGGTTTCCTATTTACCTTGCTTGATCCCACTGACTATGGCCATGGTAGTTGGTTGTCTCTTCTTGTTGGTGAAATGGGTGGTGAAAGCCTTTCACTGGTCAGACCAAGAAATTATGATTTCTTATGGGAGGGACTTGAACCATGCTCGGGTTGTATTGATTAAGTTTAACGTAAAGAGCTTTCATTTAACATCTTTGTCATCATGGTAGTAGTCTAGACGGTTATTCACATGCTCGACGTGCTCATCTGGATCTCTAGTTATGTTATAAATCGGGAGCTTTAGAGGCTTCTCTAATGAATTAGGGATTCTACTTTCTAATATATGAGTGGACATAGGGTTTATTTTTCGCAAAAAGTTAGGAACATCTTCTCCATAATTTTATGTCCTCTCATGATGGCGAATTTCGAGAGGAGTCTGTCTACCTCTCATTCCTTTGGGATCACGGGAAGGAGTGCAATATCTCTGTCATCGAGAGCTTGGAGATTTTCGGACCACTTATGGATCCGTCCTTGGTACAAGAATGAGTGATAGTTTTTATATTGAAAATGAATGTAAAGGACAAAAAACTAAAATCAAGAATATAAAAGACACACAAGATTTATACTAGTTCCCCTTATCAACCAAGGGTACATCTAGACCTAGTCCCTCTACTCCTTAGAGAATTTCCCACTATTTTTAGATCTTTATAAGCGTATTCAATGGGAACTCCTTACATTCTTctaatacacaaacaaacactaaatccTACGGTGGACTTTAAATCACTccaattcaaagaatatttttcgCAACCACCAAACAGTATGTTGATCTTCACCAAACACTATGGCAAAACAAGAATACACACGATTTGTAGACAATTTGAATAGTATTTGTCTTGGTTTGAATTCCAAGTAGAATGAATTAATATTCACTTACATGTGGCATAAGAACatcatataatatttaatattaatttttatctaataataaattattttttaatttaattttttaaatattactcATATTTTCTATATGTTTCTTATGTATGTATACACATCTATAAACAATAATTCAATTTATTTGTCaagaaattatttatttatttaaaaaatagctattgatattaaaatttgcaaaattaaacaaatatgttTGGGGGACTAGACCTAAATCCTATGAAAGTAGGAAAATGATATCtacaaataaataatcaaaacatatgataattttaaacataatttggAATTTTTGTTACAGGGGCCGAAATAtgataaaatttttttttttgtaatttttttctatGCAAAGATGAATCACTATTTATGTGTaacatttcaaattcaaaacaagaGTTATAATTGATAAAATTATACTTTAACCGTGCTTGTTTAATGTTGCAAAATTATTTTTTGTATGGGTTCTAAAATGTGGTGATGTGTTAATGCACGTGGTGcaacattattattaataaaaatagcaCATGAAAATGGGTACTTACAAGAAATTTATTACAATGAAAATTTCATGACGATCATGAAACTAGGGACAGCTTTATCTAGGTGGAAAGTCTATAAATAACTCTAAAAAGaatacaattatatattttatctGTAACATTTTTAACTGCTATTGAAAAATAGTAATTATCATCTTACAAGTTGTCATACACGTAGAAAGATAGTATAAATATGTTTTCTTCTTCCTTCTGAATAATTGTGATTTATTATCAACCTCAATAATTATCTTTTAatgcaaaaatatatataatgtcATCTTCAAGAAATTCTAAAAATGTTCTTGCAATCTTGTTGTTTGTTTGGATTTCTAACATTTTCACCCATGCACAAGTTCTATTTCCCTTGGAGAACAAATTTGAACTTAGTTACTCACTTTCTTCCCAGAATGGAGAACAGACTACAACTAATACATATCACGCTATATTGAAATTCGTAAATTCATCGAGTTTTCCAAGTCGAGGATCATTTCCAACTGGCTTTTTGTTTGGTGCTGGATCTTCTGCCCTTCAGATTGAAGGAGCTTCTAATGAAGGAGGAAGAGGACTTGGTATATGGGATGATATAATTGAACATAAAAAAGGTGTGTATTTAGATGTCGATAAGTTTTCCAAAAAGATTGAACATTATAAGCGCTATAAGGAGGACGTACAACTTTTAAAGAAGCTTGGAGTAAATTCTTATAGAATGTCCATATCTTGGAATAGAATAATGCCAAATGGAACCTTGAAAGGAGGTATAAACCAGGAAGGTATCAACTTCTACAATAATTTGATCAATGAGTTGCTAAAAAATGGTATTGAACCTTTTGTGACTATCATGCACTTTGACTATCCGCTAGCTCTTCAACAAAAACTTGGTGGCTTCTTAAATCGCTCCATTGTGAAACATTTCAAGGATTTTAGTGAACTCTTATTCAAAACATATGGAGATCGGGTGAAATATTGGACTACAATCAATGAGGGAGAGGTCACAGCTATATTTCAATACATGCACAATATTGATAATATATCTGTTGAGGCATGTCCAACTACGGGTAAAATATGTACAGAAGCATATATTATACTTCATAATTTCCTAATTGCCCATGCTACAACATcaaatttatacaaaaaaaaatttcaagCACTTCAAGGGGGAGAAATTGGAATTGCTATTTCATCAGGAAGTTATTATCCCTACAGCTCTAAACCAGAGGATGTGGCTGCTGCTAAAAGACTAATGGATTTCTATCGAGGATGGGTTTTAAAGCCAATTTTCCATGGAAATTATCCAAAAATAATGAGAAAGCTAGTGGGGAATAGGCTACCCAAGTTtacaaaaaaagataaaaaaatgctAAAAGGAAGCACAAACTTTATTGGGCTCAATTATTATACTTCTAACTTTGCTAGACATGAATCAAATAAAACCAAGGTTTTTGGTGACAATTTTGATGCCTTAGCTATGTCAGAAGTTCATAACGTGGAAGGAAAAACTCTTGGCTACATGGATCAATACGGTTTGAACTTTGTCTATCCCGAAGGATTATATGACTTCTTACTCTATATTAAGAAAAAATACCAAAACCCCAAAATCTACATCACTGAAAATGGTATTGCTTCTTTCAAAACCCCAAATCCATTGAAGGATGAACATCGAGTTGCTTACATTGCTGCACATATTAACGCGACCAAAGCAGCCATTGATGCTGGTGTAAATGTTCGTGGTTACTTTTCCTGGGCAGCTTTTGATACATTTGAATTTCAAGCGGGCTATTCTAGAAATTGGGGGCTTTATCATGTCGATTTTAATGATAGCCTGAAACGTATACCAACTGACTCAGCTAATTGGTATAGGAAATATTTGACAAATAATTTGATTGgactaaactaaaaaataaattatatcaataCAAATGGATAAAAGGGAAAACAATATCCcttgaaaaattattatttacaatatggtgattatttaatttttttataaattaatttaaagattCACATTTGTAATTTATATTAGTGTATATACTGATACAATATGATTAATATTTAACTTGACTTTGATTCAGTatctttttttttatgaatagAGAACACATTACGTAAAACGTAAATTAGGAATTGAAGCTTAAAACATCATACATAAAAAAACGTTCAATAAAGAAAATTGAGGATTAACACTATAAGTACTAAAAGGAACATAGTTTCTTTGTTGAGTAATTATGTAAACACGTTGATTTATTTTCTAAGACGAGTAGCAAAATGAGTTTTTATAATCATTATGATGGAGAAAGAATTTGATTCCTTTTTAAAGCATATAAATTTGGTAATATTTCACTTATCCATAATAAGTAACACAAAGAAGTTAGGTAATTCAAACACTACATTCTTAAGACTAAGGTTGTGAGAAAGAATCATAATGTTTCTTAGTGTgtccatattttttaaaatattaagctACTAGAAGTTACTTTGTTgaaaaaacttttaatgaaggCAACATTATGGTCTCTTAATATATCTCCATATGCTAGAAGGTCCATTATTAAAGTTATATAAAACATACATATTCATTTTAAGCGTATTTAGAAGGGATTTTATTCAATAAAGATTATGTATATCTTGAATGTCATACGCCAAGGATTTTGATGTTTAAATAAAAATCAGTTTGACAAGTAACATAGTATcaaatttttttttgtgttaatcATCTATATAGATTTAATTATGCACCTTTCTAACAAAGCTCATCATTCTAATTTTGAAAGTCCATAGTTTGATGGTTACTTTATCAATCATATGACTGGGAGGCAATTCTCACATTCATGCATTtaactcttttaaaaataatttaaaaatcaacaaattaaTAATATAAGAACTCATATAAATAGagatattttaatttctaaatatttttaaaatgaatattaCGCGATAAAATTtcttataataaattatattattattagaacATTTTTAATCatcatgaaattatttattacttattttgaacatttggaattaaaaaaaacttatgtaTATTTTCGAAATACTTgaatctttaattttatttaaatatattattatatatatttatcaggttatttaaaaaatgttaattaaaacaacaaatctatttttttttaatattttaaactattatatattttttctaatgtaacttttgaataaatttatgattaaatttttttaattcatgtCACAATTAACATATCCTACCtttataatatttttagtatGTCCGATAAGGGTCGAATCCCTTCCCATGTCCCCAGGTGAAAATCTGATTCGAGGTCGACGTATTGCCAGACCCACCACCTCCTCTATAGTGCCAAGATACCAAGAGAGGATGagtcaattattttttattttataggctttatttatttgtatatatgtATGTTGGTGTCATGGGGTTTTAATTACTTTGGTCATACGCCTGTGGTACTCGTAACAACACCTATGAGTTTTTTTATGAGAATTTGATCTCTCTGGTCATCCCCCACACTCATTGTTTCCTTTAATAACCACAAAGGAAAGAAACCATttagagaaaataatttttttctttaataaactaattatatTACATAATGatcatttttatttacaaaaaaaaagaacTTGAATTTAACTTAACCTATTGGCCACACCACCGCTAGTTGGCCACAAAAATTATGGCATTTGTTCTCAACTCGACCTTGATTAGTCACTTTTACTCGTTCGGTCGGAACAATGTGCTTTAGTAGAAGGAGGTCAAATAGATATGTCCCTCAGCTGCTCGATCATGCAGGCCATGTTGATTTCCATAACTTTACCCTTGTCTCCCTTCTAGTCCTATGGTAGATGCTCCTGCACTGGACTACCATGAATAGGGTTTCATTGGTTTTGGTATCTCTCCCTTCTCCTAAGGTGACCATTAGTTCGGGGTACCCCCAGAGACGAGTCACTATGTCGTTAAAGGAATGTAGATCATACCCTTCGCAGTGTCACCACTTCTCTTTTTTTAGCCCCATCTTCTCGAAGAGATATGGGTACTTAATACCATATAAGTTTCCTCCACCAATTCAAATCCTATAAACCTTAAAGTTGGAAATAATAGCagttattgaaggatagaaaaacacttagaaagggggggggggttgaataagtgtgactttaaaaacttgtaagataaaaacaatgaacacaaatattcttatcctggttcgttgttaacaaaactactcctgtccacccccttagagtgatttacctcaactgaggatttaatccactaatccaactgattacaatggttttccacttaaataacttctaagtcttctagagtctactgatcacaacttgatcactctaggaatccttttacaatcaatgtaaaaataacgtTTATAAGAGTATGTtctgcttctaataaagctgtaatcacaactgtgatatttctcttaagttctaagtttaacactcactaaatattacaagagtttgtgaggttgaagatgaagttcgtgagttttgaatttgacagcatttcagtatattgcacaagtgttctactttgcttctgatcagaacttctatttataggcgttgagagaagatgaccgttgggttgcatttaatgctttgcgtgaaaagtacAACGccacatttaatgtttcacacttttgtcaactacctcgagccatgcttttgctgctt encodes:
- the LOC131622623 gene encoding beta-glucosidase 24-like; protein product: IMSSSRNSKNVLAILLFVWISNIFTHAQVLFPLENKFELSYSLSSQNGEQTTTNTYHAILKFVNSSSFPSRGSFPTGFLFGAGSSALQIEGASNEGGRGLGVYLDVDKFSKKIEHYKRYKEDVQLLKKLGVNSYRMSISWNRIMPNGTLKGGINQEGINFYNNLINELLKNGIEPFVTIMHFDYPLALQQKLGGFLNRSIVKHFKDFSELLFKTYGDRVKYWTTINEGEVTAIFQYMHNIDNISVEACPTTGKICTEAYIILHNFLIAHATTSNLYKKKFQALQGGEIGIAISSGSYYPYSSKPEDVAAAKRLMDFYRGWVLKPIFHGNYPKIMRKLVGNRLPKFTKKDKKMLKGSTNFIGLNYYTSNFARHESNKTKVFGDNFDALAMSEVHNVEGKTLGYMDQYGLNFVYPEGLYDFLLYIKKKYQNPKIYITENGIASFKTPNPLKDEHRVAYIAAHINATKAAIDAGVNVRGYFSWAAFDTFEFQAGYSRNWGLYHVDFNDSLKRIPTDSANWYRKYLTNNLIGLN